From Rhodococcus sp. B7740, one genomic window encodes:
- the paaB gene encoding 1,2-phenylacetyl-CoA epoxidase subunit PaaB produces MTEFTAEGGHGAVPTDTVPVEPKREAVKADWPLYEVFLRGKRGLNHVHVGSLHAADDHMALRHARDVYTRRNEGVSIWVVPSNSIVASSPSEKDPFFAPSGDKVYRHPTFYEIPDNVPHM; encoded by the coding sequence ATGACGGAATTCACCGCAGAGGGCGGACACGGCGCAGTACCCACCGACACTGTGCCGGTCGAACCGAAAAGGGAAGCAGTAAAAGCCGATTGGCCGCTGTACGAGGTGTTCCTACGCGGCAAGCGCGGCCTGAACCACGTGCACGTCGGATCGCTCCACGCCGCCGACGACCACATGGCCCTGCGACACGCGCGCGACGTCTACACCCGTCGCAACGAAGGCGTCAGCATCTGGGTGGTCCCGTCCAACTCGATCGTTGCGTCGTCGCCGTCGGAGAAGGATCCGTTCTTCGCGCCGAGTGGCGACAAGGTGTACCGCCACCCCACGTTCTACGAGATCCCCGACAACGTTCCCCACATGTGA
- the paaD gene encoding 1,2-phenylacetyl-CoA epoxidase subunit PaaD, with amino-acid sequence MDPEMPLLTLDDLGVLRDVEVRENGSVLVTITPTYSGCPAMATMRDDIAHKLHDHGYSDVEIVTSLSPAWSTDWISEEGLRKLRESGYSVPGPAPARTTGPVPLTLTVKPRRINCPQCGSANTRLTSEFGATLCKAQYRCDDCLEPFDHVKEI; translated from the coding sequence ATGGATCCCGAGATGCCGCTGCTCACCCTCGACGACCTCGGAGTCCTGCGTGACGTCGAGGTACGCGAGAACGGAAGCGTGCTCGTCACCATCACCCCGACGTACTCGGGATGCCCGGCGATGGCGACGATGCGCGACGACATCGCGCACAAACTGCACGATCACGGCTACTCCGACGTCGAGATCGTCACCAGTCTCAGCCCCGCGTGGAGCACCGACTGGATCTCCGAGGAAGGGCTGCGCAAGCTCCGCGAATCCGGCTACTCCGTGCCCGGCCCGGCTCCGGCCCGAACGACCGGACCGGTCCCGTTGACGCTCACCGTGAAGCCACGCCGAATCAACTGCCCTCAGTGCGGTTCCGCGAACACCCGGCTCACATCCGAGTTCGGTGCCACCCTCTGCAAAGCCCAGTACCGGTGCGACGACTGCCTGGAGCCCTTCGACCACGTGAAGGAAATCTGA
- the paaA gene encoding 1,2-phenylacetyl-CoA epoxidase subunit PaaA, with amino-acid sequence MTTSNTLSTETLQDEFDDTVAREQRVEPRDWMPDGYRKSLIRQIAQHAHSEIIGMQPEGNWLTRAPSLRRKAILMAKVQDEAGHGLYLYSAAETLGADRADLTVKLIEGKQKYSSIFNYPTLTYADVGTIGWLVDGAAICNQVPLCRSSFGPYARAMIRVCKEESFHQRQGYELLATMMRGTDEQRAMVQESVNRWWWPALMMFGPPDDESPNTEQSMKWGIKRHTNDELRQRFVDMSIPQAKALGVTFPDPDLKWNEERKSHDFGEPDWSEFMQVIKGNGASNVERIANRRAAHEDGAWVREAATAFAARNAS; translated from the coding sequence ATGACCACGTCAAACACCTTGTCGACCGAGACGCTGCAGGATGAATTCGACGACACCGTCGCCCGCGAACAGCGCGTCGAGCCACGTGACTGGATGCCCGACGGCTATCGCAAGTCGCTCATTCGCCAGATCGCTCAGCATGCGCACTCCGAGATCATCGGAATGCAGCCGGAGGGAAACTGGCTCACCCGCGCACCCTCACTGCGCCGCAAGGCGATCCTGATGGCCAAGGTGCAGGACGAAGCCGGTCACGGCCTCTACCTCTACTCCGCGGCGGAGACGCTCGGAGCGGACCGCGCCGACCTGACGGTCAAGCTCATCGAGGGCAAGCAGAAGTACTCCTCGATCTTCAATTACCCCACCCTGACGTACGCCGACGTGGGCACCATCGGCTGGCTCGTCGACGGTGCAGCGATCTGCAACCAGGTTCCCTTGTGCCGCAGCAGTTTCGGGCCGTATGCGCGCGCGATGATCCGCGTCTGCAAGGAAGAGTCCTTCCACCAGCGACAGGGTTACGAACTGCTCGCGACGATGATGCGCGGAACCGACGAACAGCGCGCCATGGTTCAGGAATCGGTGAACCGCTGGTGGTGGCCGGCACTGATGATGTTCGGCCCGCCGGACGACGAGTCCCCCAACACCGAGCAGTCCATGAAGTGGGGCATCAAGCGTCACACCAACGACGAACTGCGCCAACGCTTCGTCGACATGTCGATCCCGCAGGCGAAGGCCCTCGGAGTCACGTTCCCCGACCCGGACCTGAAGTGGAACGAAGAACGCAAGTCGCACGATTTCGGCGAGCCCGACTGGTCCGAGTTCATGCAGGTGATCAAGGGCAACGGCGCCTCCAACGTCGAGCGCATCGCGAACCGCCGCGCAGCGCACGAGGACGGCGCCTGGGTTCGCGAGGCCGCAACCGCATTCGCAGCAAGGAACGCATCATGA
- a CDS encoding APC family permease — MSDTQSSSAGVLRGSIGVVGIVFLVIAAAAPLTAIGGALPVMIATGNGAGAPLAYIVAAIVLLIFSVGYAAMSRHMVDTGAFYAYVEEGLGRTMGLGAAGLALLTYTAVQAGIYGLAASTVDSLVVKYGGPDLPWWVWALGLLAIVATLGYRSIDLGAKVLGVLLVLEIGIIVMLSVAVFAKGGAAGIDVESFTPSAFFSGSPGIALMFAIASFIGFEATAIYGEEARNPTRTVPIATYAAVVTIGLVYAVSSWAVVLAFGSSSVGQAATDDTAGLTFAAAAQYLGPMAADIMEIMLVTSLFAALLAFHNAIGRYVFALARKGVAPSMLARTHSLHGSPHLGSLFQTVSAAVVLVVFAAAGADPVLELFTWMSGLATVSILVLMILTGGAIIAFFRRSTVDTRTWHTVVAPALGTVGLVGILGLVLDNFTLLIGGSGVLAALLLVVVAVFFAAGTVTARMTRRRTPESTAV; from the coding sequence ATGTCTGATACACAGTCGAGTTCGGCAGGCGTACTGCGCGGTTCCATCGGCGTCGTCGGGATCGTGTTCCTGGTCATCGCCGCTGCGGCGCCGCTGACCGCCATTGGTGGAGCCTTACCGGTCATGATCGCGACCGGCAACGGAGCGGGCGCTCCACTCGCCTACATAGTCGCGGCGATCGTCCTGCTGATCTTTAGCGTCGGATACGCGGCCATGAGCCGACACATGGTGGACACGGGCGCGTTCTACGCGTACGTGGAGGAGGGGCTCGGGAGAACTATGGGCCTCGGCGCCGCGGGTCTGGCGCTGCTGACGTACACGGCTGTTCAGGCGGGGATCTATGGCCTCGCTGCATCGACCGTCGACAGCCTGGTGGTGAAGTACGGGGGTCCCGACCTGCCGTGGTGGGTCTGGGCGCTCGGCCTCCTCGCGATCGTCGCGACGCTCGGGTACCGCAGCATCGATCTCGGTGCCAAGGTCCTCGGGGTACTGCTGGTGCTCGAGATCGGCATCATCGTGATGCTGTCGGTCGCGGTGTTCGCCAAGGGTGGTGCCGCCGGCATCGACGTCGAATCCTTCACTCCCTCGGCCTTCTTCAGTGGATCCCCGGGAATCGCCCTGATGTTCGCCATTGCGTCGTTCATCGGCTTCGAGGCCACCGCGATCTACGGCGAGGAAGCCCGCAACCCCACCCGGACGGTTCCGATCGCGACCTACGCCGCGGTCGTCACCATCGGTCTGGTGTATGCGGTCTCGAGTTGGGCGGTGGTGCTCGCCTTCGGAAGTTCGTCCGTCGGGCAGGCCGCAACCGACGACACGGCAGGGCTGACCTTCGCCGCTGCCGCCCAGTACCTGGGCCCGATGGCGGCGGACATCATGGAAATCATGCTGGTCACCAGTCTCTTCGCTGCCCTGCTTGCGTTCCACAACGCGATCGGACGGTACGTGTTCGCGCTGGCCCGCAAGGGTGTCGCCCCGTCGATGTTGGCGCGCACCCACTCTCTGCACGGCTCCCCGCACCTGGGATCACTGTTCCAGACCGTCTCGGCGGCAGTGGTTCTCGTGGTCTTCGCGGCAGCAGGCGCCGACCCGGTGCTGGAACTGTTCACGTGGATGTCCGGACTTGCCACCGTGAGCATCCTGGTTCTGATGATCCTCACTGGAGGCGCGATCATCGCGTTCTTCCGTCGATCGACCGTCGATACGCGTACCTGGCACACCGTTGTCGCCCCGGCGCTCGGAACCGTGGGGTTGGTGGGGATTCTCGGTCTGGTGCTGGACAATTTCACACTGCTCATCGGCGGTTCAGGGGTGCTCGCCGCGCTGCTGTTGGTCGTCGTGGCGGTGTTCTTCGCGGCGGGAACGGTCACGGCGCGGATGACTCGGCGGCGCACTCCCGAATCCACGGCGGTCTGA
- a CDS encoding amidohydrolase has protein sequence MTTADIVYRNGAVFVVDSEFTIASALAIADGVILATGTDEDMDKFVGPRTVTIDLAGKTVLPGINDSHLHAVAFGLDTPPLSLDLSFPTVRSIADVVDAVAGSVAKAEPGEWIVGTGWDEGYLDECVSDPAVRPTRFDLDAVSPDNPVFLQDFSRHVSWVNSAALERAGVDEKTVVPDGGVMPTEPSGRLIGILQEGAQSLVQSALPKLTRERRTEAVRSAISILQREGITSFTDPALGPGGEDLAGGAMGEEGLSIYADLAASGELGIRVSALMLPTGMSGTAAEFDRNLSAMEPPSTVDPRMFRILGVKVFADGIPPSKTAWMHQEYVGGGCGSLCVGGDTDERRVHEVTEMIRVGHEAGHQIGVHVTGDRAIDTVADALIAAQTSHPRDDARHYLIHGDFISAQTLALLAEHNIGVNMNPTIKWTIADLEEGVVGVERAAYEWPYRSAVESGVALMSSSDAPVTTPDWRQGISTMMLRESRASGRVSGPEQTIGLADAIRTYTINAAWQDFAEYWKGSLEPGKVADLCILDGDLAAMDPHDIPSVAVVSTVVGGVEVYRASAWVRH, from the coding sequence ATGACTACAGCAGACATCGTCTATCGCAACGGCGCAGTGTTCGTCGTGGACTCGGAGTTCACGATCGCGAGTGCGCTCGCTATCGCCGACGGCGTGATCCTGGCCACCGGTACCGACGAGGACATGGACAAGTTCGTCGGGCCGCGCACCGTGACAATCGATCTCGCAGGTAAGACAGTTCTGCCGGGCATCAACGATTCGCACCTGCATGCGGTGGCCTTCGGATTGGACACACCGCCGCTGTCGCTGGACCTGAGCTTTCCGACCGTCCGATCCATCGCCGACGTGGTCGACGCGGTGGCCGGTTCGGTGGCGAAGGCGGAGCCCGGTGAGTGGATCGTCGGAACAGGTTGGGACGAGGGATATCTGGACGAGTGCGTGTCCGATCCGGCGGTTCGACCGACTCGATTCGATCTGGATGCCGTTTCGCCCGACAATCCGGTGTTCCTGCAGGACTTCTCCCGCCATGTCTCGTGGGTGAACTCTGCCGCGCTGGAGCGGGCCGGCGTCGACGAGAAGACGGTGGTGCCGGACGGTGGAGTGATGCCGACGGAGCCGTCCGGCCGCCTGATCGGCATCCTGCAGGAGGGCGCCCAGAGTCTCGTCCAGTCTGCTCTGCCGAAGCTCACACGCGAAAGGCGAACGGAAGCAGTGCGGTCCGCGATCTCCATCCTGCAGCGAGAAGGAATCACCAGTTTCACCGACCCGGCACTCGGGCCGGGCGGCGAAGATCTGGCCGGCGGTGCGATGGGTGAGGAGGGCCTGTCCATCTACGCCGATCTCGCCGCGTCGGGGGAGCTCGGGATTCGAGTCTCGGCCCTGATGCTTCCCACCGGAATGAGCGGAACAGCCGCGGAATTCGACCGCAACCTCAGCGCGATGGAGCCGCCGTCGACCGTGGATCCGCGCATGTTCAGGATCCTCGGCGTGAAGGTATTCGCCGACGGTATTCCGCCCAGCAAGACGGCATGGATGCACCAGGAGTACGTCGGCGGCGGCTGCGGGTCACTGTGCGTGGGCGGTGACACCGACGAGCGTCGGGTACACGAGGTGACCGAGATGATTCGGGTCGGACACGAAGCGGGGCATCAGATCGGCGTGCACGTCACCGGTGATCGAGCCATCGATACGGTTGCCGACGCGTTGATCGCGGCACAGACGTCCCATCCGCGTGACGATGCGCGGCACTACCTCATTCACGGAGACTTCATCAGTGCGCAGACACTCGCGCTCCTGGCCGAGCACAATATCGGCGTCAACATGAACCCCACGATCAAGTGGACGATCGCCGATCTCGAAGAGGGTGTCGTCGGCGTCGAGAGAGCGGCGTACGAGTGGCCGTACCGAAGTGCCGTCGAGTCGGGAGTGGCATTGATGAGCTCGTCCGATGCGCCGGTCACCACACCCGACTGGAGGCAAGGCATCTCGACGATGATGCTGCGGGAGAGCCGGGCGTCGGGCAGAGTCAGCGGGCCGGAGCAGACCATCGGTTTGGCCGACGCGATACGTACGTACACGATCAATGCAGCGTGGCAGGACTTCGCCGAGTATTGGAAGGGCTCGCTCGAGCCGGGAAAGGTGGCCGACCTGTGCATTCTCGACGGTGACCTCGCTGCGATGGATCCGCACGACATTCCGTCGGTCGCCGTTGTCTCGACCGTGGTCGGGGGTGTGGAGGTCTACCGCGCCTCCGCGTGGGTTCGCCATTGA
- a CDS encoding GMC family oxidoreductase, whose product MSTDYIVVGAGSAGSVIARRLLDAGHTVHVIEAGPVDTDPAIHSPQGWPTLLGGSQDWGLFTTPQKHANDRRIFWPRGRVLGGSSSLNGMIYVRGHSSDYDGWASATGDAGWAWENVLPLFKRSESHELGANEFHGGDGPLPVSIMGTPHPLAAAFVDAAVEHGHKLIDDFNADEMVGAGYNHTTTRDGERMSAWKSFVGPVIGHPDLTVTTGALVHRVVLENGRAVGIEYSRGGSEVERLFADHEVILCGGALGSPKTLLLSGIGPASHLAELGIDTVVDLPGVGENLHDHLLLSNIYESLAPLAAGTNNLLEAQLYARSNGWAGAAPDLQPLFMHIPYPADGYPVPENGYTIAPGIVAPRSRGTLRLASSDPSELPLADPNILADPYDLEAMVDAVEICREIGASDAFAPWRKAEVVPGPSARTRDDLRAYVRQTAGTYHHQVGTCKMGADSDPNAVVGANLRVRGVEGLRVADASMMPTVPSGNTNAPSIMVGERASDLILGS is encoded by the coding sequence ATGTCGACGGATTACATCGTAGTGGGAGCAGGATCAGCAGGAAGCGTCATCGCCAGGAGGCTGCTCGATGCAGGACACACCGTGCACGTGATCGAGGCCGGACCTGTGGATACCGATCCGGCGATCCACTCACCGCAGGGCTGGCCCACGCTGTTGGGCGGCTCGCAGGACTGGGGACTGTTCACCACCCCGCAGAAGCACGCCAACGATCGCCGGATCTTCTGGCCGCGCGGACGCGTACTCGGCGGCAGCTCGTCCCTCAACGGAATGATCTACGTACGAGGACATTCCAGCGACTACGACGGGTGGGCGTCCGCAACCGGCGATGCCGGGTGGGCCTGGGAGAACGTGCTGCCGCTGTTCAAGCGTTCGGAGTCACACGAACTCGGGGCCAACGAGTTCCACGGCGGCGACGGGCCACTGCCGGTGTCCATCATGGGTACCCCGCATCCGCTTGCTGCGGCCTTCGTCGATGCGGCAGTCGAACACGGGCACAAGCTGATCGACGATTTCAACGCCGACGAGATGGTGGGTGCCGGCTACAACCACACCACTACTCGCGACGGCGAACGGATGAGTGCGTGGAAGAGCTTCGTAGGCCCGGTGATCGGGCATCCTGACCTGACTGTCACCACCGGGGCACTCGTTCACCGGGTGGTTCTCGAGAACGGCCGTGCGGTGGGAATCGAGTACAGCCGCGGGGGTTCCGAGGTGGAGCGATTGTTCGCGGATCACGAGGTGATCCTCTGCGGTGGAGCTCTCGGATCACCGAAGACGTTGCTGCTCAGTGGAATCGGACCGGCCTCGCACTTGGCCGAACTCGGGATCGACACGGTCGTGGACCTGCCGGGTGTTGGCGAGAATCTGCACGACCACCTGCTGCTGAGCAACATCTACGAGTCCCTCGCGCCGCTCGCAGCCGGTACGAACAATCTGCTCGAGGCGCAGCTCTACGCCCGCAGCAATGGATGGGCCGGCGCTGCACCGGATCTGCAGCCCCTGTTCATGCACATTCCGTACCCGGCAGACGGCTACCCGGTGCCCGAGAACGGTTACACCATCGCACCCGGCATCGTCGCTCCCCGCTCGCGCGGGACGTTGCGGTTGGCGTCATCGGACCCGAGCGAACTGCCGCTGGCGGATCCGAACATTCTGGCCGATCCGTACGACCTCGAAGCGATGGTCGACGCGGTGGAGATCTGCCGTGAGATCGGTGCATCCGACGCGTTCGCGCCGTGGCGGAAGGCCGAGGTGGTTCCGGGGCCGAGTGCGCGCACACGCGACGACCTGCGGGCCTATGTTCGACAGACCGCCGGCACGTACCACCATCAGGTCGGCACCTGCAAGATGGGTGCGGACTCGGATCCCAATGCTGTTGTCGGAGCGAATCTTCGAGTGCGCGGCGTCGAAGGGCTGCGGGTCGCGGACGCGTCGATGATGCCCACCGTGCCGTCGGGCAACACCAACGCGCCGTCCATCATGGTCGGTGAGCGGGCCTCAGATCTGATTCTGGGGAGCTAG
- the paaE gene encoding 1,2-phenylacetyl-CoA epoxidase subunit PaaE — protein sequence MTVTAAPVQKNLRNKPFHTLTVADVESLCDDAVAVTFDVPEDLREEFDFRPGQSLMLSRTVDGVEHRRSYSICAAAGTRPRVGVREVTDGLFSSWLVHEVKAGDRIDVQGPTGNFHADPAAGGRHVLIAAGSGITPMLSIAASVLANPDAEVVLLYGNRRTRTVMFAEEIADLKDQYGSRFDVIHVLSREPREVELFSGRLDAQRLREILDTVVATPDIDHFWLCGPFGMVTDAQQVLGDLGVAKTSIHAELFYVDDVPPPQEKHREPGVTGPSSEVTITLDGRSVTGTLPQDESILDSGEQLRSDLPFACKGGVCGTCRAKVTSGDVDMRRNYALEDNEVAAGFVLTCQTYPLSDTVTVDFDA from the coding sequence ATGACCGTCACCGCTGCACCCGTACAGAAGAATCTGCGGAACAAGCCCTTTCACACGTTGACCGTCGCCGACGTCGAGTCACTGTGCGACGACGCCGTGGCCGTCACCTTCGACGTCCCCGAGGACCTGCGCGAGGAGTTCGACTTTCGCCCCGGTCAATCGCTGATGCTCAGTCGTACGGTCGACGGCGTCGAACATCGTCGTTCGTATTCCATCTGCGCTGCCGCCGGTACGCGACCACGCGTCGGCGTTCGCGAGGTCACCGACGGTCTGTTCTCGTCGTGGCTCGTCCACGAGGTCAAAGCGGGCGACCGTATCGACGTCCAAGGACCCACCGGCAATTTCCACGCAGACCCCGCTGCAGGTGGCAGGCACGTTCTCATCGCGGCCGGCTCGGGCATCACCCCGATGCTGTCGATCGCCGCTTCGGTGTTGGCGAACCCCGACGCCGAAGTGGTTCTGCTGTACGGTAATCGGCGGACCCGAACGGTGATGTTCGCCGAGGAGATCGCGGACCTGAAGGACCAGTACGGCAGCCGGTTCGACGTCATTCACGTGCTGTCCAGGGAGCCTCGCGAGGTCGAACTGTTCAGCGGAAGACTCGACGCGCAGCGACTGCGCGAGATACTCGACACGGTCGTCGCCACACCGGATATCGATCATTTCTGGTTGTGTGGCCCGTTCGGGATGGTCACCGATGCCCAACAGGTTCTCGGAGACCTCGGTGTGGCGAAGACCAGCATCCACGCCGAACTCTTCTACGTCGACGATGTCCCGCCACCCCAGGAGAAGCATCGCGAACCCGGCGTGACCGGACCGAGCAGCGAGGTCACGATCACCCTCGACGGCCGCTCCGTGACGGGCACTCTCCCCCAGGACGAGTCGATCCTCGATTCCGGTGAGCAGCTGCGCTCCGACCTTCCCTTCGCCTGCAAGGGCGGCGTGTGCGGCACCTGCCGCGCAAAGGTCACCAGCGGTGACGTGGACATGCGTCGCAACTACGCCCTCGAAGACAACGAGGTCGCTGCCGGCTTCGTGCTCACCTGCCAGACCTACCCACTCAGCGACACCGTCACCGTCGACTTCGACGCCTGA
- a CDS encoding helix-turn-helix domain-containing protein produces the protein MSPVAQSFEQWRENVSTAFVPLDAVSTGPSSFEGTLVSSTLGALQLSEVTGREVDVRRTRATIRRADPGLIKVGLQLTGRGTIVQNEREAVLTPGDFAVYDTSAPYELHFAGNFEMFVVMFPRRELRIDSRELTTVAARCIEGARGVGALVSPFLHTLRRNALDGTLPTTPMLEHAVLDLLGAALDDAAPHEAPGSTLLIEAKGLVESHLSDPSLSTASLAARLHISTRYLQKLFESDGRTVAGWIRSRRLDRCHRDLRDPRFAADSIGTICARHGLIDSSNFSKLFKETYGMSPREYRAG, from the coding sequence ATGAGCCCGGTGGCACAGAGTTTCGAGCAATGGCGCGAGAACGTCTCGACGGCATTCGTGCCGCTGGACGCTGTGTCCACCGGGCCGTCGTCGTTCGAGGGCACACTGGTGTCGTCGACGCTGGGGGCCTTGCAACTGAGCGAGGTGACCGGCCGCGAGGTCGACGTCCGGCGGACCCGCGCGACTATCCGGCGGGCCGATCCGGGCTTGATCAAGGTCGGTCTGCAGCTGACGGGGCGCGGCACGATCGTTCAGAACGAGCGCGAGGCCGTGCTGACCCCGGGTGACTTCGCGGTGTACGACACCAGCGCCCCGTACGAGCTGCATTTCGCCGGCAATTTCGAGATGTTCGTCGTGATGTTCCCGCGTCGAGAACTGCGTATCGACTCTCGGGAACTGACCACTGTGGCGGCGCGGTGCATCGAGGGTGCCCGCGGCGTTGGCGCGTTGGTGTCGCCTTTTCTGCATACCCTGCGCCGCAACGCCCTCGACGGCACTCTGCCCACCACGCCGATGCTCGAGCACGCGGTACTCGATCTTCTCGGTGCCGCTCTCGACGACGCAGCACCCCACGAGGCTCCGGGTTCGACACTGCTGATCGAGGCCAAGGGCCTCGTCGAATCGCACCTGTCCGATCCCTCGCTGTCCACGGCCTCTCTCGCTGCGCGCCTGCATATTTCGACGCGCTACCTACAGAAACTCTTCGAGTCCGACGGTCGCACGGTGGCTGGGTGGATCAGATCCAGGCGGCTCGATCGCTGCCATCGCGATCTCCGCGACCCTCGATTCGCCGCGGATAGCATCGGAACCATCTGTGCGCGTCACGGTTTGATCGATTCCTCGAACTTCTCGAAACTGTTCAAGGAGACGTACGGGATGTCACCGCGGGAGTATCGCGCCGGGTGA
- the paaK gene encoding phenylacetate--CoA ligase PaaK, which translates to MTSVLSAPTDTPDIEFASRDRISTLQLERLQWSLQHAYDNVPHYKKAFDDAGVHPTDLKDLSDLAKFPFTAKKDLRENYPFGMFAVPQNQVSRIHASSGTTGRPTVVGYTANDISNWADLIARSLRAGGVKPSDKVHVAYGYGLFTGGLGAHYGAERLGCTVIPMSGGMTDRQIQLIEDFEPDAIMVTPSYMLTIVDAMVKKGIDPAKTSLRTGVFGAEPWTEEMRKEIEKTLDMDAVDIYGLSEVMGPGVAMECVETKDGLHIWEDHFYPEVIDPVTGEVLPDGEEGELVFTSLSKEAMPIIRYRTRDLTRLLPGTARTMRRMQKVTGRTDDMIILRGVNLFPTQIEELILTVPALAPQFQCVLERAGRMDSMTVLVEARPDAPLDAHSVAAATLKKLVKDRIGVSVGVDVVAPAALERSIGKARRLIDNRPAV; encoded by the coding sequence ATGACCAGTGTGCTGTCCGCCCCCACAGACACCCCCGACATCGAATTCGCGTCTCGCGATCGGATCTCCACCCTGCAGTTGGAGCGCCTGCAGTGGTCACTGCAGCACGCCTACGACAACGTTCCGCATTACAAGAAGGCCTTCGACGACGCGGGGGTGCACCCGACCGATCTGAAGGACCTGTCGGATCTCGCGAAGTTCCCCTTCACCGCCAAAAAGGATCTACGCGAGAACTACCCCTTCGGCATGTTCGCCGTCCCGCAGAACCAGGTCTCGCGCATCCACGCGTCCTCGGGCACCACCGGCCGACCGACCGTCGTCGGCTACACCGCGAACGACATCAGCAATTGGGCGGACCTCATCGCTCGTAGCCTTCGCGCCGGCGGGGTGAAGCCGTCCGACAAGGTGCACGTCGCCTACGGATACGGACTCTTCACCGGCGGTCTCGGCGCGCACTACGGCGCAGAACGATTGGGCTGCACCGTCATCCCGATGTCGGGTGGTATGACCGATCGTCAGATTCAGCTCATCGAGGACTTCGAGCCCGACGCCATCATGGTCACGCCGTCCTACATGCTCACCATCGTGGACGCGATGGTCAAGAAGGGCATCGATCCAGCGAAGACGTCCCTGCGGACCGGTGTCTTCGGCGCGGAGCCGTGGACCGAGGAGATGCGCAAGGAGATCGAGAAGACCCTCGACATGGACGCCGTCGACATCTACGGCCTGTCCGAGGTCATGGGCCCGGGCGTCGCGATGGAATGCGTCGAAACCAAGGACGGACTCCACATCTGGGAGGATCATTTCTACCCGGAGGTCATCGACCCGGTGACCGGCGAAGTCCTGCCCGACGGTGAGGAGGGTGAACTGGTGTTCACTTCGCTGTCCAAGGAAGCGATGCCGATCATCCGTTACCGGACTCGGGATCTGACCCGTCTGCTGCCCGGAACGGCTCGCACGATGCGTCGGATGCAGAAGGTCACCGGCCGTACCGACGACATGATCATCCTGCGTGGAGTCAACCTGTTCCCGACACAGATCGAGGAGCTGATTCTGACGGTTCCCGCCCTGGCACCGCAGTTCCAGTGTGTGCTCGAGCGCGCAGGCCGCATGGACTCGATGACGGTACTGGTCGAAGCCCGTCCCGACGCCCCGCTCGACGCGCATTCGGTGGCAGCGGCGACGTTGAAGAAGCTGGTCAAGGATCGCATCGGAGTCAGTGTTGGAGTCGATGTCGTCGCACCGGCTGCCCTCGAGCGTTCGATCGGCAAGGCTCGCCGTCTGATCGACAACCGTCCAGCCGTATGA
- the paaC gene encoding 1,2-phenylacetyl-CoA epoxidase subunit PaaC — protein MTDHDNAYEGLVDENSHGQWAFGTSFDDPLAGVDTTIPDDVDPKALAAYCLMLGDDALISSQRLAQWSTRAPELEEEVALANVGLDLLGQARLLLARAAKADPTVVPFISDTSPAPAEDALSFFRDEADFRNVRLTELDNGDFAKSQVRLLVFSTWRLAVFARLTDSRDPVLAAVANKGVKELTYHRDYAARWVVTLGCGTDESKRRVREAVTRIWPYVSELFVPTDEEIALAKVGVGVDPRTVGEEFDSVLAQVLHAAELEAPEGKSVGTIGGRGGRRGIHTEAFGPLVAEMQVVARAHPEGVW, from the coding sequence ATGACCGATCACGACAACGCCTACGAGGGCCTCGTCGACGAGAATTCGCACGGGCAGTGGGCCTTCGGAACAAGTTTCGACGACCCACTTGCCGGGGTCGACACCACCATCCCGGACGACGTCGACCCGAAAGCTCTTGCCGCGTACTGCCTCATGCTCGGCGACGACGCGCTGATCAGCTCACAGCGTCTCGCTCAGTGGAGCACCCGCGCGCCCGAACTCGAAGAAGAAGTCGCTCTGGCCAACGTCGGACTCGACCTCCTCGGCCAGGCCAGGCTGCTACTGGCCCGCGCAGCCAAGGCCGATCCCACGGTCGTGCCGTTCATTTCGGACACCTCCCCCGCACCGGCCGAGGATGCACTCTCGTTCTTCCGGGACGAAGCCGATTTCCGGAACGTGCGGCTCACCGAACTCGACAACGGGGACTTCGCCAAGTCGCAGGTTCGCCTGCTGGTCTTCTCGACGTGGCGGCTCGCGGTGTTCGCACGGCTGACCGACTCCCGCGACCCCGTGCTCGCCGCTGTCGCGAACAAGGGAGTCAAAGAGCTGACCTACCATCGTGATTACGCAGCGCGCTGGGTCGTCACCCTGGGGTGCGGAACCGACGAATCGAAGCGACGCGTCCGCGAGGCAGTCACCCGTATCTGGCCCTACGTCTCCGAACTGTTCGTCCCGACCGACGAGGAGATCGCTCTGGCGAAGGTCGGGGTCGGCGTCGACCCTCGCACTGTCGGCGAAGAATTCGATTCCGTTCTCGCGCAGGTACTGCACGCAGCCGAACTCGAGGCCCCCGAGGGCAAGTCGGTCGGCACCATCGGCGGCCGCGGCGGTAGGCGCGGAATCCACACCGAGGCCTTCGGCCCCCTCGTCGCCGAGATGCAGGTCGTGGCGAGAGCGCATCCGGAGGGAGTCTGGTGA